Below is a genomic region from Timaviella obliquedivisa GSE-PSE-MK23-08B.
GATCGGCACCCCGCAAGTCTGTTCCGGTCAAATCGGCACCCATTAACTGAGTGCCTACTAAATAACTGTTGACGAGGCTGGCACCATTGAGATTGGCTTTGCTGAGGTCGGCTTGCCGCAAATCTGCCTCTACAAAATCAAGTCCTATTAGCTTGGCCCCCACAAGTTTGACACCCACCAAGTCGATCCCGATATTTTGATTTAACCTTCTCCACTCATTCCAGCTATGAGGCTCTTTAATCAAACGGTTCAGTTGTTCAGCTTTAGTTTGGGCAGCAAGTTGTTTCGCTAATTCTTGAACATTCGACTGGTTCACAATGTATTTCCCCTAACGAGTTGATAAAAGACCGATTGCCCCCGTAGCGAGGAATAAAGGAGCCACGTCAGATCTAGAAGTTTATTTCGGGCTTCAAGGTTAGCTCCACCATTTCCTTACTGATGCTCTGCCACAAATAGCTCTCACGAGTCTTCTCATCTTATCGCGATTAATTATCGTGGTGGTTAATGTTGAGCCAGCCCACAAAACCAACATCTAAAGGCAAAAGTTCTAAAGAGATTAGAAAAAACTTTGAAAATTATCGAACTGTGGAAACAGCACCTAGGTTGGTTTCTTGCCTGAGTTTTTCTTACAAGAATAAAACTTTTTATCTATGGCTACCCTATGATTCATGTTAATTAGTTCTTGAGCACTAGGTAGTCAATATCCACATGCGCAAAGTGTGTTTCTTTACTAAGTGGCGTTACTTAAACTCTTGATATGTACTTATATACACTCAAGAATTAGAAAAAGTTTAGAAAGACATCTTTACATCTGTCAGGAGCCGTACTTAAGATTGAGAGGACAGTTAAGCTTCCCTTATGCTCTTTCAGCAAATCTACACGAACCCACAACGGTCATCTACAGGAAATCTGGTACTGTGAAGTCTATCAAGATTGATGTTACATTGGTTACTTTGACTTTACGGTTAAAGTAACTGAAACGATCGCAAAATCTACCAGGGGCTAGGGTTACTACCAGAAGTAGAAAAGGGTGTCAGTAATTTTACTTGTCTCAGGTGCAGTTGTTTTATAACAAAGACTTTCATCGCCAGGTATAAAGTCTGCGATTTGATTGGGGTGCATTTACGTTCGAGTCTTGGAGAGCCAAGTGAGTTAGGAAGCGATCGCTCCTCTGTTTTAGAATATTTCTATTGTGGAGAGCAAAAGTCTGCCGTTTCGCTATCTCTGTGCCCATTTCAGGGGGTAGGGTTTTTCCAAATCCTTTGATAGACAGCGATATCATGCTGCTTATTAGGCTAGGTACTCTCTGCACATCTCATCATAAATTGCAAATCAATCCCATGAATATTACGAGCAGCTACGAGTCCTCCCAAAAGTTGCAGCCGTCTAGCCTGCTGGAACAGTTAGCAACCCGGCAATTAACTGGATGCTTTCGAGTGGCAAGTGAAAAGGTATCTTGGACAGTTTATCTGAACCAAGGCAATCTCATCTACGCATCTAGTTCCCTTGAGCCATTTGGGCGGCTCGATCGCCAGCTTAGACGGTTGAGTATTCGCATTCCTAACTTGGTCAGTGCTGTGCGAGTGCAAGTGCGGCTTCTCTTTGAGAATCCTGCTGACGAAAAGACTCAAAATAACGACTACCGCGCCATTTGTTGGTTAGTTGAGCAACATCACCTCAGCCCTGATCAAGCCGCTGTGCTAGTCGAAGAACTCTCGAAGGAAACCCTAGAGGCATTTTTGCAAGTGCAGGAAGGCAGCTACGAATTTATCGAGCGGGATCAACTCAGTGAGTTTCCGCACTTCTGTCGATTGAACTTAGTAAGCCTGGTGGAGCAGTGTCAGAACCAAGCCCGTCGTCATCAGGCGTTAGGGCAAGGGTTTGCAGCCTCAGAACGAGTGAGCATCCCTCGGCAGAGCGCCTACTTGCACAATGGCGATCGCTTCAAAACTGAGCCTTCCGCCCGTGAGCGAACCTTTAGCCCCTTCGGCGCAGAGGTGACTCCGATCGCCTCTCCTGAGCAAGTTACTCATACCATTGCTTGCATTGATGACAGCCCGACCGTGCTTAATGCTATCCATTCTTTCCTGAATGACAAGGGCATTGGCGTAATCATGATCAATGATCCTGTGAAAGCCTTGATGCAGATTATTCGGAGCAAACCTGACTTAATTTTGTTAGATGTCACAATGCCTAACTTAGATGGCTATGAGCTATGTTCTCTGGTGCGTAAACATCCGGCATTCAAAAATACGCCTGTGGTCATGGTCACCAGCAACTCGGGCTTTATCGATCGAGCCAAGGCAAGACTAGTCGGCGCATCGGGCTATTTGACCAAGCCCTTTACCCAGCCTGATTTAGTCAAGATGGTGTTCAAACACTTGAGCTAGCGATCGGTCATTATCAATCGCAGTTAAACCAACTCCAGGCTGATTACCGTGAACGAGGACAAACGAAATTTCATGGGTACGATTTTACTAGTTGAAGACACACCTTCTGAAATGGAGCTCATTAGCCACTACCTCCGAGAGAGTGGCTACAGCGTTATTTCAGCCCAGACTGCCAAAGAGGCGCTTGCCAAAGCCGTCGAACAACGTCCTGATGCTGTTGTCACCGATGTCGTCATGCCTGGAATGAGCGGATTTGAGCTATGCCGCAGCTTAAAAAAACATCCCATGACTGAGAAAGTTCCTATTGTGATTTGCTCTTCTAAAAATTTAGAAATCGATCGCCTCTGGGGTATGAAACAAGGTGCAGATGCTTACATCACTAAACCCTTCACCCGTGAACAGTTGGTGCGTGCCGTCAAATCTGTTACAGGCTAAACTCTATGAACTCCTCCGCCCTGGCTCTGCCCACCCGCTCAACTAAATCTTCGGGCGACCCTTATCTTAAGTTTCAGTTGGGTCGCCAAACGCCAGCGGTATTTTCTATGCGTCATGTGCAAGAAGCGCTGATTTTGCCGACTCGGCGACTCACCCCCATGCCAAATATGCCTGCCCCCATCCTAGGGCTGACTAATCGCCGTAGCCGTATCTCTTGGGTGGTTGATTTGCCGCAGCTTTTGGGCTTACCTGCCCTTGATTCTAATACCCAGCAACATACTTTAATTCTGGTGCAGGTTGGCGTAATCTCTATTAGTTTTGCAGTTCAGCAAGTAGAGGGCATTACGCGGCTTCAACCCGAAGATATTCAGTCTCCTCAGGGGCAAGTCACTTTAGGTCTGGTGCCCTACTTGCGAGGGTGTATTTTGCAGCAGCAAGGACACAAGCAAGAAGTTTTACTGATTCTAGACCCAGAGGCGATCGCTCAATCTGCGCTTCTACAAGGGAACACTCCTGTCAGTTAATCCTCTCATTCGTTGGTTGCTTCTTCGACTCATCCGCTCCTCTACTCTCCCTAAGTCCCGTCTACCCTTAATCCACCTTTGCGCTACGAGGCGTTTTCAATGACCATTCAACCCCGTCAAGCCAAAAAATATGAGCGGAACTCAGAAGAGTCTCTAGCCATTTCTGCCGATGATACCGTCCAATCCAACGGCAAAAATCCGCCAAACTTGCAATATCAAGAAGGTTCAGATTCTTCTAAAACCCAGTCCTCCGGGCTGAAGTGGTTCTATCAATTGCCCATCCGCCGCAAGCAACTCTTAGCGCTGCTGACTTCCGAGGCTCTGTCGGTTTTGGGACTCGTCGGCGTTGGCTCGTGGCTGATTATTGTGGGCGGACGTACTCAACTGGCAAACCAAGCGAAAGCTGAGGTGAATGTTTCTAGAATTACTTACAATACTCGTATTGATCAGATGGGCTTTGGCTTCCGAGGACAAGCAGAAAACCCTATTATATTAAATGCTGCCAAGGAAGCCGCCGCAGGTCGGGGAGTTTCTCCGGAGTCGCGTCAACAGGTCAGAAGTACTTTGGCAAACGAGGTTACCGCTCGCAACATTGAATATGCAACGCTAGTCGGAACCGATCTAAAAATTATTGCTAACGCTAATGCCGATCGCACCGGAGAACGCTTTGACCCCAATGGCTTAGTTTCTGCCGTCCTGACCAACTCTAACCCCATTAAGGTCAGCACCATTGTTAGCTTGGCAGAATTGCAAAAGGAATCTCCGCCATCAGCAGCAGGTTTAGCCAATCAAGATGCCTTGATTCGCTATGTCATTACTCCTGTTCGCAACCCAGAAACCCAGACGGTTGTGGGTGTGTTGGTAGCAGGCGATGTCGTTAAACAGCCCGTGGTGAAAGATACTCTAGAAGCCTTGAGGGATGGGTACAGCGCTGTTTACCAACGTACTCCTTCAGGTGACTTTGCCTTAGCCACTAGCCTAGATTTAGGTAGCTTGAGCAATATAGAGCAAGCCCGAACCAACGTTAAGCTTTCGGACAATCGCATTTTACAGCAAGCAGCAGCAGCATTAAAGCCCCAGCAAGAGGTTGGAGACTCTGTGGTGCAGCGAGTCGATATTAATGGACAAACCTACACAGTAGCGGCTGAAGCCATTGCTGATGCTAAAGGACAACCGATCGCTATCTTAGTGCGGGGTACGCCCGAAGTTGCATTAAACAATATGTTGCAGAATAGCTTAGCATTGCAGTTCGGCATCGCATCTTTGGCACTATTGGGCGACATTTTGCTGGCAGGGTTGCTGGGTCGCTCCATTGCTAACCCAATCGAAAATTTGCGACGGGTGACTCAAAGATTTAGTGGCGGCGATCGCCATGCCCGTGCCGAAGTATTTGCCCATGATGAAGTCGGTGAACTCGCTGTATCCTTCAACAATCTGGCAGAGAACGTAAGCATCTCGGAAAAGCGGCTGCAAAACCAAGCCTCCGATCAGCAACAAGAAGCTGAACGAGCGACACTACTGGCTGATCTGACAGGTCGAATGCGGCAGCACAGCGATCGGGATGAAATTTTTGCAGTCGTTGCGCCAGAAGTGCGACAAACCTTGGCTGCCGATCGTGTGATTGTTTATCTTCTTGATGCCAATGGCTCTGGAACAGTGGTTGCAGAATCGGTGGAACCAGGCTACCCGATCGCTCTGAACGCCAAAATTACCGATCCCTGCTTCCTAGAAAGCTACCTCGACAAATACCGCAAAGGTCGCGTTAAAGCCACAGAAGACATTAGCAACGCTGGCTTAACCGAATGCCATCTGCGCCAACTCGAACCCTTTTTGGTCAAAGCCAACTTGGTCGTCCCCATTCTGATGCGAGAGGAGTTAGTAGGATTACTGGTTACTCATCAATGCTCAGCGCCCCGCGTTTGGGAAGAGTCAGACATCAACTTCTGCCGTCAAGTTTCGGTACAGCTTGGTTTTGCCCTAGAACAAGCAGACTTGTTTAACCAGCGGGAAACAGCGCGTCGGGAAACAGAGTTATTGTCTGAGGATCGGCGATCGCAGAAAGAAGAACTTCAGCTTCAGCTAATTGACCTGCTGAGTGAAGTAGAAGGCGCATCGCACGGCGACTTGACTGTTCGGGCAGAAGTTACCGCTGGCGAAATTGGAACTGTTGCCGACTTTTTCAACTCCATTATTGAAAGCTTGCGGCAAATTGTTACCCAGGTGAAGCAGTCGGCAGTTCAGGTAAGCGCGTCGCTTGGTGAAAACGAAGATGCTGTCCGTCGTCTTTCTGAAGACGCTTTGCAACAAGCCGAAGAAACGACCCGAACCCTGGATACTGTTGAACAAATGACTCAATCGATCCAGCGGGTTGCAGACAGCGCCCAACAAGCAGCGAAAGTTGCCCGTACTGCCTCAGAAACGGCGGAGTTGGGCGGCGATGCCATGGATTTGACTGTGCAGAATATTCTGGGTTTACGAGAAACAGTCGGCGAAACGGCGAAGAAGGTGAAGCGTTTGGGCGAATCGTCTCAGCAAATTTCTAAAGTGGTTTCGCTCATCAACCAAATTGCAATGCAAACGAACCTCCTGGCAATTAATGCAGGGATTGAGGCGGCTCGGGCGGGAGAAGAGGGGCAAGGTTTTGCAGTGGTGGCAGAAGAAGTTGGAGAGCTAGCCGCGCGATCGGCAGCCGCTACTCAAGAAATTGAGAAAATCGTCGATATCATCCAACGGGAAACCAACCAAGTGGTAGAAGCGATGGAACAAAGCACCGCTCAAGTCGTCGAAGGAACTCACCGCGTTGAGGATGCGAAAAAGAGCCTGACGCAAATTGTGGAAGTGTCCCGCCAAATTGATGTGCTGGTGCAATCCATCTCTGAGGCGACAGTCTCGCAGGTTCAAACCTCTGCCTCGGTTTCTAAGCTCATGAAAGAAGTGGCGCAAGTTTCTGAGCGCACTTCTGACTCTTCCCGTCAGGTTTCTGCTGCCCTTCGTCAAACCGTAAAAATTGCCCAGGGTTTACAAGACTCGGTAGGGACATTTGAGGTTGGAGAAGAAAGATGACTTTTCTATCGCCAGACTTTAGCCTGCTAGTCTGAAGCTAGACAGCCTTTACACAGCCAATATATCCTTTATTCACAAGAGCCATGTCACAGGATAGGGAACTCGAAATTAGGCTTCAGTTTCTCGATGAGGCTCAGGAATACCTAGCCACGTTGGAGTCTGCGGTGATGGGTTTGTCGAACAGCGGTGTTGATGTCGATCGCATCAATGCGGCATTACGAGCAGCGCACTCTATTAAGGGCGGCGCAGGTATGATGGGTTACGACATTTTGAGTCATCTGGCGCATCGGTTGGAAGACTCGTTTAAGGTCTTGAAAATTCAGCGCCAAACCATTGAAATTGACGCAGCCCTGGAAGGCTTGTTGCTCTCTGGGGTTGATTGTTTAAATCAAGTCATTGAAGGCGATCGCCAAAACATTCCCCCAGATCCCGACTGGCTTGGCGATGCCGCCGCTCCTATTTTTGAACAACTCTACGAACGCCTGGGCGAGCCGCAAGCTGAAGATGCCAGTTCTATGCTGGCACCCGAAGATGGACAAGATGTTCTGCGGCTGTTGTTTGAAACTGAAGTAGACGGATGCTTACAGCGTTTAGAATCAGTTTTAGAATCTCGTGATCCTTGCCTGCGCGAAGAAGTGGAAATCTTGGCGCAAGAACTGGGCGGATTAGGCGAAATGCTTCAGCTACAGCCGTTTATTCGACTCTGCGAATCTGTGACCGATCACTTAGTGGCGGCTCCCGAACAAGTCGAAGAAATTGCCGAACTGGCATTGGCAGCTTGGCGGCGATCGCAGGCTCTTGTTTTGACCGAGCATTTAGACACCCTGCCCACTGCCATTAAAGCCAGCTTTGCTGTTGCGCCTCGCCCCATTGCTGCCCCTATAGAAGAATCTGCTGCCGTCAATTGGATCGATTTTGAAGAAACAGAAGAACCTGTTTTTGATTCGGTGGACGCAGCCGTTGAAACACATCATGAGTCTACATTTAATCTACAGACCCAGGCAGAAGAGTATTCTGAACAAATCCATGAATCCGCTCGTGAACGCATTGATGAACAAGTTAGTGAACCGATCGCCAAAAAGATAGACCTCGCAGATACGGTGAATGCTGCTACTGTGCTTCAGCCTCATACAAGCCGCCGCCGCCGAATCCCAGATTTACAGATTACAGAAGTCGTTCCTGATTTGCCCCAACACGCCTCTACAGAATCGCCAGAAAGTACCGTGCGAGTGCCAAGTAAGCAGCTTGATCAACTCAACGATTTATTCGGCGAGTTAACGATTGAACGCAACGCCCTCGATCTCCACTTGGGGCGGCTACATAGCCTGGTTCAAGCCTTAAGCCATCGTGTGCAAATTCTCGATCAATCCAATGTGTTGCTGCGCGATTCTTACGATACCGTGGCACCTAACCAGAATCTTGAGATGCCAGCGACCCAAAGCAACGGCAAAACCAGAGCCTCGGACAACCGATTGCCCTCAGATGAGTATTTGCAAAACGCGATGGCTCAGTTGCAAGACCTGCAAGGTAAGCCGTTTGATGCACTGGAAATGGATCGCTACAGCAATCTTCATTTGCTCTCTCAAGAAGTGATGGAAACGATCGTTCAGATCCAAGAAGTGACGACGGATATTGAACTGAGCTTAGATGATTCTGAGCAAACGGCTCGCAATCTCAACAAAACCTCCAGGCAACTCCAGAACAAACTGACCAAACTGCGAATGCGCCCTTTATCAGACGTACTCGATCGCTTCCCTAGAGCGCTCCGCGAACTATCTTTGCAACACGGTAAACCCGTTCAGCTTAAAGTCGGCGGTGGCAATACCCTTGTCGATCGTAATATTCTAGAAGCGTTAAATGATCCCTTAATGCATATTCTCCGGAATGCTTTTGATCATGGCATTGAAGCGGCAGAAACACGCGCTGCCCAAGGTAAACCGGAAGAAGGTTTGATTGAAATTTGCGCCGCACACCGCAATAATCGTACCGTTATTACCGTCCGAGATGATGGCGGCGGGATTCCCCTTAACAAGGTGCGCGCCAAAGCTCGACAGATGGGTTTGGATGAAGTTTTGCTGGCAGCCGCCAGTGAAGAAGATCTGCTGTCACTCATTTTTGAACCCGGATTTAGTACCTCAGATCAAGTCACGGCTTTGTCAGGGCGCGGCGTGGGAATGGATGTCGTGCGCGATCGCCTCAAGCAAATTCAAGGCGAAATCACCGTTGCCACCGAGCCTGGAAAGGGTACCACCTTTACCTTATCGGTACCCTTTACCCTCACCGTTAGCCGCGTTTTAATTGCCGAAAGTAACCGAATGCTGCTGGCATTCCCCATCGACCTGATCGAAGAAATGGTGCTGCTGCCCGCCGAGCAAGTCATGCTGATGGCAGGCAGCGAAGTGTTTAACTGGGAAGGTCTGGTTGTGCAGCTAATTCGCCTGGCAGAATGGCTAGAGTTTAACTGTCCGCGTCAACTGGATGGCATGGAAGCCGCAGCTTCGGTCAATGTGCCAACTGTGTTGATGTTGAATCAGGGTAACCAAGTGGTGGGGCTAGAAATCGATCGCTCTTGGGGTGAACAAGAAGTCGCGATTCGCAAGGTTGAGGGGCTGCTGTCCATGCCACCCGGCTTTTCCAACTGCACCATTCTAGGCGATGGGCGCATTGTTCCCTTAGTCGATATCTCAGAACTGCTCCGTTGGATTGCTAGCTCCGAGCGTGCCCGTGTCGATTCCAGCCCAGCCCGTTCTCACTTACCGCCTGCCTCTAGCCCTAGACCGTCCGTGGTGCATGGCGATCGCCACCCGACTATTCTTGTGGTCGATGATTCTATCAACGTCCGCCGCTTCTTGGCACTCACCTTAGAAAAAGCAGGGTATCAGGTGGCGCAAGCCAAAGATGGACAAGATGCGCTAGATAAACTGTCGGCAGGCTTAACCGTCCAGGCGATCGTCTGTGACATTGAAATGCCTCGCCTGGATGGATTTGGCTTTTTAGCCCGCTTCAAAGCCGACTCCACCTTCGAGCAAATCCCAGTCACGATGTTGACCTCCCGCAGTGGTGAAAAACATCGGCAGCTAGCCATGAGTTTAGGTGCAACTGCTTACTTCTCTAAGCCCTACAATGAGCAAGCGTTGCTCCAAACTTTGAAGCAACTGATTGCGGTATAGGAGCATTCTTCCATGTCTCGAATCTCTCAACGGCTTACCAATCGGCGGGCTGAACCTCTCCAGAAGCTGATTGTCTTTCAGATTCGTCATGAGTGGTTTGCCGTTCTTATTCAATTTGCCCACAAAGTAGTTCCTTTGGGCTTAGTCTATGGCGCACCTCAAGGTGGCATCAATCTCACCCATTATCAAGATCGTGAGGTTCCCGTGATTGATATTGAGCGGCGGGTATTTAGTAACGTGATCAATTTATCGTTACCGTCTGCGTTAACTGAGGCAAGTCATTCGCCTAAACAAGCCTCTCCTCAAGCAGTTCTAGAAAGCCAGCGCCACCTTATGCTTGTGGAAGATGCGCAGGGTTCCTTAGTTGGAATTCCTATGAATTCACCGCCCCTACTACGGCGAGTTCCAAAATCTGCGTTCTCACCTGTTCCTGCAATTTATTTAGCGGAAGGCAATATTCGGTGCATCAGCGCACTCATTACCGTATCTGAGAGTGAGCCACCGTTCTTCTTGTTGAACCTTGACCAGGTGTTGCAACAGGGGGCGATCGCTCCGACACACCAGCCAGGGAACGCATCAAGAGACTTACCTGAGGGCGCACCCCGATCGCTGCAACAGAGTGCTGACAACAATTGTTGATAGCCTTAGCGTTCCCTGATCATTTAATTGAGAGGTATTTAGTTAAGGGGATGATGTTCACTCAAGAGCTTTTCGACGCGGGCTTCATCAACGCGGGCAGTGAGCCTGCGGGCTTCGTGAGTATCTCGCGTTGTTTTTGAGATGCTAATGGTAGAACCCACCGTGAAAGCTAAACCCATAGCAAGATACCCTTTAATCCAACCATCTACTGGCAAATAGGTAATGCCGATCGCGGTCGCTGAAATTGAAACTATAAAGGAAGCCCAAGCTTGGATAATCCAGGCAGCGCTGTGAGCTTGGGGCATAGAATGTTCTCGATTGATCATTATTTCTGGCTCCAGTAAAATTAGTTCTTCCTAACCATAGATCGCAGGAATTTAAGGGTGCTTTCCAGTAGACAGTTGTTAGGTTTGGTTAAAGTATTGAGCAGGAGCGAAGAGGGTCAGAACGACGAGATGACTAGATTTGTATTCTTTAAAGACAATACTTTGTCTATTGACTGTTGAGCCGTGCCCACGAAAGCCTGTGCCAATTTGAACAAGCTGGCACAGGGAGCGATGATGGCAAAGGACTGTTGGCATGACTCAATGCAGGTAAGATGCCTGCCCTAGGTTTTCACCATAATTCCAGAAGAGTCATATTTTTGATGCATTGCTGTATGAACTTTGCTGTTAACGATCGCTAACTCGCTGTGAATTTTAAGGCGACACCGTTCATGCAATAGCGATCGCCTGTAGGTTCAGGGCCATCGTTAAAGACGTGTCCTAAATGCCCGCCACACCGATGGCAATGAACTTCAGTGCGAGTGGTAAAAAATGATTGATCGACCGATGTTTCGATCGCGCCTTTAATGGGTGCATAAAAGCTGGGCCAGCCTGTGCCGCTATCGAATTTTGTCTCGGAGGTGAATACGGGCAAAGCACAGGCGGCACAGCTATAGGTGCCTTTGTTGAATTCGTGATCGAGGGGACTGGTGCCCGATCGCTCGGTGCCTTTTTGGCGCAGTACGTGAAACTGCTCTGGTGTTAAAGTCTTTCGCCATTCGACTTCGGTTTTGGTGACTTCAAAGGTTTCTAAGGGGGCGGCGATCGCGTCTCGTTTCCAGGGCAAGTAGCGAAATAATGCAGCGATGCCAATTAAGGCGGCACCAGATTGGAGAAAGTAGCGTTTTTTCATGGGTAGAGAGTTGGGTGAGGCCCTTAAGGGATCTGCGTGAAAACATAACACCAGTGAGATGCATTAACTTTTAGCCCCCTAAATTTCCCATTCTGGGGGACTTTGAAAAGTTCGGAAGTCTTGCCCCAGAATGGGGGATTTAGGGGGCGGTTTGGGACATTATTTAATTGTAACTCCTTAAACAGTATGAGCGATCGCCCTGAATGTTGCCTGATAGAAAGCTGAGAATTGGCTTCTGCTAATGCTTGTGTAATAATCTTTGTTCCATTTGTTACAGGGGTCGTCCCATTTATAAAAATGCTTGTAACCGATGTAGCATTCTTACAACAGAATCTTATCGATAGGATGGCATTAATCAGGTTTGTCAAAGCCTTTGTAACCAATGGGCAAGGGTTTCTTATGAGCGAGTAGACCTTTTTAGATGGTGGAGCGACCTATTCAATATAAGTACGGAGAAAAGCGGGAAATCTCTGTAAAAAAGATACAATCTCCTCGGAATTACGGTACTCGGAGCAGGGCTTGCTTGACTACAGTGGGTAGACTGTCATGTAGGAGAGGGCTGATGCCACGCCGGAAAAGAAATTCTCAGGTTATTGAAAAAGCACAACGCCGATTAGAGTCTTTGCGATCGGTTGATCCATTCTTAAATTTTGGCAACAATCTATCGGTGTCAACTTACACGGAATACATTGAACAAGGACAACAAGCGATCGCCAAATACAATACGCTGTTGTCGATGGTGGATGAGGCGCAGCAGGATTTAGAAGCGTTGGAGCAACAGATCGCAGACGTTTCTACGCGGTTGTTGCAAAGCGTGGGCGCACGCTATGGCAAACAAAGTGTGGAATACATGAAGGCAGGGGGAAGACCGCAGTCTTCTAAGCGCAAAACGGCGATCGCTTCGTCTACACCCTTGCCTGTCCCGCTATCAACTTCATTGGCTTCAGAAGCCAATGGTTTGGGGCAGAATGGAGTAACTGCTAGAGCTTAATTCGGCGTTGCTGAATTAAGGGACGAAAAGAAAAGTTTGCTCTCACCCTAGCCCTCTCCTTGGGGGCTACCATATACACATAAATCTCTGGATATGCTTCAGTCTTTTTCGCCCCCTAAATCCCCCATTCTGGGGGACTTTGAGCAGGAAGATTACAAATGAGTGTGGGCAAACTCTAGTCGTTATCTTCGCTCCATTAACTGCATGGATTCTCACCGTATTCGGGGCACTACTCCTAATATAATTGCTGCGGCTCGACAACTTCGACAGCATCTTACTCCGGCTGAAAAGATGCTGTGGGAAGCCTTAAGAAAACGCCAGATCAAAGGCTTAAAGTTTCGCTGTCAGCATCCAGTTGAGTCTTTTATTGTCGATTTTTATTGTCCACAGCACCGACTTGTGATTGAAGTGGATGGTGGTATTCATGATCAGCAAGTCGAGTATGATGCTACTCGAACTGAAAGACTCCATCACCTGGGTTATCGAGTAATGCGATTTCGCAACCGAGAAGTCATCTCAAACTTAAGTCAAG
It encodes:
- a CDS encoding response regulator — protein: MNITSSYESSQKLQPSSLLEQLATRQLTGCFRVASEKVSWTVYLNQGNLIYASSSLEPFGRLDRQLRRLSIRIPNLVSAVRVQVRLLFENPADEKTQNNDYRAICWLVEQHHLSPDQAAVLVEELSKETLEAFLQVQEGSYEFIERDQLSEFPHFCRLNLVSLVEQCQNQARRHQALGQGFAASERVSIPRQSAYLHNGDRFKTEPSARERTFSPFGAEVTPIASPEQVTHTIACIDDSPTVLNAIHSFLNDKGIGVIMINDPVKALMQIIRSKPDLILLDVTMPNLDGYELCSLVRKHPAFKNTPVVMVTSNSGFIDRAKARLVGASGYLTKPFTQPDLVKMVFKHLS
- a CDS encoding chemotaxis protein CheW; its protein translation is MNSSALALPTRSTKSSGDPYLKFQLGRQTPAVFSMRHVQEALILPTRRLTPMPNMPAPILGLTNRRSRISWVVDLPQLLGLPALDSNTQQHTLILVQVGVISISFAVQQVEGITRLQPEDIQSPQGQVTLGLVPYLRGCILQQQGHKQEVLLILDPEAIAQSALLQGNTPVS
- a CDS encoding response regulator gives rise to the protein MSQDRELEIRLQFLDEAQEYLATLESAVMGLSNSGVDVDRINAALRAAHSIKGGAGMMGYDILSHLAHRLEDSFKVLKIQRQTIEIDAALEGLLLSGVDCLNQVIEGDRQNIPPDPDWLGDAAAPIFEQLYERLGEPQAEDASSMLAPEDGQDVLRLLFETEVDGCLQRLESVLESRDPCLREEVEILAQELGGLGEMLQLQPFIRLCESVTDHLVAAPEQVEEIAELALAAWRRSQALVLTEHLDTLPTAIKASFAVAPRPIAAPIEESAAVNWIDFEETEEPVFDSVDAAVETHHESTFNLQTQAEEYSEQIHESARERIDEQVSEPIAKKIDLADTVNAATVLQPHTSRRRRIPDLQITEVVPDLPQHASTESPESTVRVPSKQLDQLNDLFGELTIERNALDLHLGRLHSLVQALSHRVQILDQSNVLLRDSYDTVAPNQNLEMPATQSNGKTRASDNRLPSDEYLQNAMAQLQDLQGKPFDALEMDRYSNLHLLSQEVMETIVQIQEVTTDIELSLDDSEQTARNLNKTSRQLQNKLTKLRMRPLSDVLDRFPRALRELSLQHGKPVQLKVGGGNTLVDRNILEALNDPLMHILRNAFDHGIEAAETRAAQGKPEEGLIEICAAHRNNRTVITVRDDGGGIPLNKVRAKARQMGLDEVLLAAASEEDLLSLIFEPGFSTSDQVTALSGRGVGMDVVRDRLKQIQGEITVATEPGKGTTFTLSVPFTLTVSRVLIAESNRMLLAFPIDLIEEMVLLPAEQVMLMAGSEVFNWEGLVVQLIRLAEWLEFNCPRQLDGMEAAASVNVPTVLMLNQGNQVVGLEIDRSWGEQEVAIRKVEGLLSMPPGFSNCTILGDGRIVPLVDISELLRWIASSERARVDSSPARSHLPPASSPRPSVVHGDRHPTILVVDDSINVRRFLALTLEKAGYQVAQAKDGQDALDKLSAGLTVQAIVCDIEMPRLDGFGFLARFKADSTFEQIPVTMLTSRSGEKHRQLAMSLGATAYFSKPYNEQALLQTLKQLIAV
- a CDS encoding response regulator, which gives rise to MGTILLVEDTPSEMELISHYLRESGYSVISAQTAKEALAKAVEQRPDAVVTDVVMPGMSGFELCRSLKKHPMTEKVPIVICSSKNLEIDRLWGMKQGADAYITKPFTREQLVRAVKSVTG
- a CDS encoding pentapeptide repeat-containing protein; this translates as MNQSNVQELAKQLAAQTKAEQLNRLIKEPHSWNEWRRLNQNIGIDLVGVKLVGAKLIGLDFVEADLRQADLSKANLNGASLVNSYLVGTQLMGADLTGTDLRGADLSLAHLRRVDLRGADLRGANLRGVDLRDADLRGADLSMADLSMADLSMADLRGADLGETCLSETNLSRVNAAQTIFCDNPGLSNEVKVSLVEEGAIFTDSLEKR
- a CDS encoding GAF domain-containing protein; this translates as MTIQPRQAKKYERNSEESLAISADDTVQSNGKNPPNLQYQEGSDSSKTQSSGLKWFYQLPIRRKQLLALLTSEALSVLGLVGVGSWLIIVGGRTQLANQAKAEVNVSRITYNTRIDQMGFGFRGQAENPIILNAAKEAAAGRGVSPESRQQVRSTLANEVTARNIEYATLVGTDLKIIANANADRTGERFDPNGLVSAVLTNSNPIKVSTIVSLAELQKESPPSAAGLANQDALIRYVITPVRNPETQTVVGVLVAGDVVKQPVVKDTLEALRDGYSAVYQRTPSGDFALATSLDLGSLSNIEQARTNVKLSDNRILQQAAAALKPQQEVGDSVVQRVDINGQTYTVAAEAIADAKGQPIAILVRGTPEVALNNMLQNSLALQFGIASLALLGDILLAGLLGRSIANPIENLRRVTQRFSGGDRHARAEVFAHDEVGELAVSFNNLAENVSISEKRLQNQASDQQQEAERATLLADLTGRMRQHSDRDEIFAVVAPEVRQTLAADRVIVYLLDANGSGTVVAESVEPGYPIALNAKITDPCFLESYLDKYRKGRVKATEDISNAGLTECHLRQLEPFLVKANLVVPILMREELVGLLVTHQCSAPRVWEESDINFCRQVSVQLGFALEQADLFNQRETARRETELLSEDRRSQKEELQLQLIDLLSEVEGASHGDLTVRAEVTAGEIGTVADFFNSIIESLRQIVTQVKQSAVQVSASLGENEDAVRRLSEDALQQAEETTRTLDTVEQMTQSIQRVADSAQQAAKVARTASETAELGGDAMDLTVQNILGLRETVGETAKKVKRLGESSQQISKVVSLINQIAMQTNLLAINAGIEAARAGEEGQGFAVVAEEVGELAARSAAATQEIEKIVDIIQRETNQVVEAMEQSTAQVVEGTHRVEDAKKSLTQIVEVSRQIDVLVQSISEATVSQVQTSASVSKLMKEVAQVSERTSDSSRQVSAALRQTVKIAQGLQDSVGTFEVGEER